One region of Eubalaena glacialis isolate mEubGla1 chromosome 6, mEubGla1.1.hap2.+ XY, whole genome shotgun sequence genomic DNA includes:
- the LOC133093277 gene encoding N-alpha-acetyltransferase 38, NatC auxiliary subunit-like, which yields MLLREDNGCCTRRQSSSSAGDSDGEREDSPATRARQQLEALLNKTMRIRMTDGRTLVGCFLCTNRDCNVILGSAQEFLKPSDSFSAGEPCVLGLAMVPGHHIHVVSIEVQRESLAGPPYL from the coding sequence ATGCTGCTACGAGAGGACAATGGCTGTTGCACCCGGCGTCAAAGCAGCTCCAGCGCAGGGGACTCAGATGGGGAGCGCGAGGACTCACCGGCTACGCGCGCTAGGCAGCAGCTGGAGGCGCTGCTCAACAAGACTATGCGCATTCGCATGACAGATGGGCGGACACTGGTCGGTTGCTTCCTCTGCACCAACCGCGACTGCAATGTTATCCTGGGCTCGGCGCAGGAGTTCCTCAAGCCGTCGGATTCCTTCTCTGCCGGGGAACCCTGTGTGCTGGGCCTGGCCATGGTACCTGGACACCACATCCACGTCGTTTCTATTGAGGTGCAGAGAGAGAGCCTGGCGGGGCCTCCCTATCTCTGA